The proteins below are encoded in one region of Hordeum vulgare subsp. vulgare chromosome 3H, MorexV3_pseudomolecules_assembly, whole genome shotgun sequence:
- the LOC123444492 gene encoding probable indole-3-acetic acid-amido synthetase GH3.2: protein MAPATADAVAVTGRVKTALGVAACERDAEKLELIEQLTKGFDAEQQRVLAAILERNNSAEYLRRHGMEGRTDRGSFKARVPVVTYEDLRPEIERIANGDRSNIISSHPISEFLTSSGTSAGERKLMPTIEDELDRRQMLYSLLMPVMNLFVPGLDKGKGLYFLFIKSETETPGGLPARPVLTSYYKSDHFKYRPFDPYQVYTSPTAAILCTDSFQSMYSQMLCGLLVRTEVLRVGAVFASGLLRAIRFLQLHWKELAGDIETGTLSGRVVEPSIRDAVAEVLKPDPELAAFVAAECGKDNWEGIITRMWPNTRYLDVIVTGAMAQYIPTLKFYSGGLPMACTMYASSECYFGLNLRPMCDPSEVSYTIMPNMGYFELMPHDPAAAAEAARDGDLVELAEAEVGKEYELVITTYAGLCRYRVGDILQVTGFHNAAPQFRFVRRKNVLLSIDSDKTDEAELQAAVERAARLLAPYGASIVEYTSEADATTIPGHYVVYWELMLKGCRDREEGLWPEAAVFERCCLEMEEALNSVYRQGRKGDAIGPLEIRVVRGGTFEEVMDYAISRGASINQYKAPRCVSFGPIIELLNSRVLSKHFSPACPNYGPPKPNK, encoded by the exons ATGGCTCCGGCGACGGCGGACGCGGTGGCGGTGACGGGGAGGGTGAAGACGGCGCTGGGGGTGGCGGCGTGCGAGCGGGACGCGGAGAAGCTGGAGCTGATCGAGCAGCTGACCAAGGGGTTCGACGCGGAGCAGCAGAGGGTGCTGGCGGCGATCCTGGAGCGGAACAACAGCGCCGAGTACCTCCGCCGGCACGGCATGGAGGGCCGCACCGACCGCGGCTCCTTCAAGGCCCGCGTCCCCGTGGTGACATACGAGGACCTACGCCCGGAGATCGAGCGGATCGCCAACGGCGACCGCTCCAACATCATCTCCTCCCACCCCATCTCCGAGTTCTTGACCAG CTCGGGGACGTCAGCCGGGGAGAGGAAGCTAATGCCGACGATCGAGGATGAGCTGGACAGGAGGCAGATGCTCTACAGCCTTCTCATGCCCGTCATGAACCT gttCGTCCCGGGGCTGGACAAGGGCAAGGGGCTCTACTTCCTCTTCATCAAGTCGGAGACGGAGACGCCCGGCGGGCTGCCGGCGAGGCCGGTGCTGACCAGCTACTACAAGAGCGACCACTTCAAGTACCGGCCCTTCGACCCGTACCAGGTGTACACCAGCCCCACGGCGGCCATCCTGTGCACCGACTCCTTCCAGTCCATGTACTCGCAGATGCTGTGCGGGCTGCTGGTGCGCACCGAGGTGCTCCGCGTGGGCGCCGTGTTCGCGTCCGGCCTGCTCCGTGCCATCCGCTTCCTGCAGCTCCACTGGAAGGAGCTGGCCGGGGACATCGAGACGGGCACGCTGAGCGGCAGGGTGGTGGAGCCGTCCATCCGCGACGCCGTCGCCGAGGTCCTCAAGCCCGACCCGGAGCTGGCGGCGTTCGTGGCGGCGGAGTGCGGCAAGGACAACTGGGAGGGGATCATCACCAGGATGTGGCCCAACACCAGGTACCTGGACGTGATCGTGACGGGGGCCATGGCGCAGTACATCCCCACGCTCAAGTTCTACAGCGGCGGGCTCCCCATGGCCTGCACAATGTACGCCTCCTCCGAGTGCTACTTCGGGCTCAACCTCCGGCCCATGTGCGACCCGTCGGAGGTCTCCTACACCATCATGCCAAACATGGGCTACTTCGAGCTGATGCCGCACgacccggcggcggcggcggaggcggcccGGGACGGCGATCTGGTGGAGCTTGCGGAGGCGGAGGTGGGGAAGGAGTACGAGCTGGTGATCACGACGTACGCGGGGCTGTGCCGGTACCGCGTGGGGGACATCCTCCAGGTGACGGGGTTCCACAACGCGGCGCCGCAGTTCAGGTTCGTGCGGCGCAAGAACGTGCTCCTCAGCATCGACTCGGACAAGACGGACGAGGCGGAGCTgcaggcggcggtggagcgggcggCGAGGCTGCTGGCGCCCTACGGCGcgagcatcgtggagtacacgagCGAGGCGGACGCGACCACCATCCCGGGACACTACGTGGTGTACTGGGAGCTGATGCTCAAGGGGTGCCGGGATCGGGAGGAGGGGCTGTGGCCGGAGGCGGCGGTGTTCGAGCGCTGCTGCCTGGAGATGGAGGAGGCGCTCAACTCGGTGTACCGGCAGGGGAGGAAGGGCGACGCCATCGGGCCGCTGGAGATCAGGGTGGTGCGGGGGGGCACCTTCGAGGAGGTGATGGACTACGCCATCTCGCGGGGCGCCTCCATCAACCAGTACAAGGCGCCACGCTGCGTCTCCTTCGGCCCCATCATCGAGCTGCTCAACTCCAGGGTGCTCTCCAAGCACTTCAGCCCCGCCTGCCCCAACTACGGCCCGCCCAAACCCAACAAGTGA
- the LOC123440291 gene encoding putative nuclease HARBI1, with protein sequence MSSKEALAQFLWTLGSRQTTDDVADRFEHIRSIINKKFKEVLLCVYRMGGDYIQPKDRSFTQVHDSLTNTRFWPHFKDAIGAIDGTHIECVVPASEQPKYRNRKGWTTQNVMAICDFDMRFTFVVAGWPGSVHDTRVLNDAQVEYSYFPHPSDGKYYLVDSGYPNRVGYLAPYKGQRYHVPDFQQVPPRGRYETFNHLHSSLRNVIERSFGVLKMKWRILLGITRYKPATQTMIITACACLHNFIRESKLSDQHFDMVESGSYAHEESLSHHYAPIDDGTMGSIRDAIATSVFP encoded by the exons ATGTCAAGCAAAGAAGCATTAGCACAGTTCTTGTGGACTTTGGGGTCACGCCAAACCACCGACGATGTTGCAGATCGATTTGAACACATTCGGTCTATCATCAACAAAAAATTTAAGGAGGTACTGTTGTGTGTGTACCGTATGGGCGGTGATTACATTCAACCCAAAGATCGTTCTTTTACCCAAGTTCATGACTCACTTACAAACACAAGATTTTGGCCTCACTTCAAGGATGCCATTGGGGCAATCGATGGAACACACATTGAATGTGTTGTGCCTGCTAGTGAGCAACCCAAGTATCGCAATAGGAAAGGTTGGACAACTCAGAATGTCATGGCAATTTGCGATTTTGATATGAGATTTACGTTTGTTGTTGCTGGATGGCCTGGATCTGTTCATGACACGCGTGTACTCAATGATGCACAAGTTGAATATTCCTACTTTCCACACCCTTCAGACG GAAAATATTATCTTGTTGACTCTGGATATCCAAACAGAGTTGGATATCTAGCACCATACAAAGGACAACGTTATCATGTACCCGATTTCCAACAAGTACCACCAAGAGGGAGATATGAAACATTCAATCATCTACATTCATCACTAAGAAACGTCATCGAACGATCGTTCGGTGTTCTAAAGATGAAATGGAGAATCCTCCTCGGCATCACACGGTACAAACCTGCTACGCAAACAATGATCATTACTGCATGCGCGTGTCTTCATAACTTCATACGTGAGAGCAAACTAAGTGATCAACACTTTGACATGGTTGAGAGTGGATCTTATGCTCACGAGGAGAGCCTTTCTCATCACTATGCACCCATTGATGATGGTACTATGGGTTCCATCCGTGATGCTATTGCGACAAGTGTTTTCCCTTGA
- the LOC123444493 gene encoding uncharacterized protein LOC123444493, with the protein MAAPPSSQVGCSQILIDDDDDVGGSGCDIDVTHVTPKAKGRKKRSCPYSPSPVMVQKIAKDSEERMQFKRIADLWEKRETSRNSATSEMKVDLVRDEIKEMKDMVVNDGGIPGSEVYFHALELFTKKEHRDVFSALKDELPSVRLE; encoded by the coding sequence ATGGCGGCACCTCCCAGCTCTCAAGTTGGTTGCTCTCAAATTctcattgatgatgatgatgatgtgggaGGCTCAGGATGTGATATAGATGTTACTCACGTGACACCTAAAGCTAAAGGTCGTAAGAAGAGATCATGTCCTTATTCACCTAGTCCCGTGATGGTGCAAAAGATTGCAAAAGATAGTGAGGAAAGAATGCAATTTAAGCGTATTGCAGACCTTTGGGAAAAGAGGGAGACAAGCCGCAATTCGGCGACATCTGAAATGAAGGTGGATCTCGTGAGAGATGAGATAAAGGAGATGAAGGACATGGTGGTGAATGATGGAGGTATACCTGGAAGTGAAGTGTATTTCCATGCTCTAGAACTCTTTACGAAGAAGGAACATCGTGATGTCTTTAGTGCATTGAAGGATGAACTTCCAAGTGTGAGGCTTGAGTGA